In one window of Microbacterium natoriense DNA:
- a CDS encoding SHOCT domain-containing protein, with protein sequence MGRPGLLGLAARTAVVAGTATAVSGGMAAHQRRKAQSEYEAAQYEAAQQQAAMSVTPPAPASVSAPADLVVELQRLGDLNTQGLLTDAEFAAAKARLLG encoded by the coding sequence ATGGGTCGTCCCGGACTGCTGGGACTCGCCGCTCGCACGGCGGTCGTCGCCGGAACCGCGACCGCCGTCAGCGGTGGCATGGCCGCCCACCAGCGGAGAAAGGCTCAGAGCGAATATGAGGCCGCGCAATACGAAGCGGCACAGCAACAGGCCGCCATGTCGGTGACACCACCCGCTCCTGCGTCAGTGTCCGCGCCAGCCGATCTGGTCGTGGAACTGCAACGACTCGGCGACCTGAACACGCAGGGACTGCTCACCGATGCCGAGTTCGCGGCCGCGAAGGCACGGCTACTCGGCTAG
- a CDS encoding DUF6325 family protein — MRSADASGFGPVDLYLLGLPESRLDRAALSALIDLADTGLVRLLDLIFVAKDEDGELTLVEVEELPEGVEIDIASLGATGLVGHDDISELAAAIPAGTAAVLVAIELAYQRELAVRVADSGAVLLGYERIPAPIVSALVDNLNPKRGD; from the coding sequence GTGAGGAGTGCAGATGCGTCCGGTTTCGGCCCGGTCGACCTCTACCTTCTCGGCCTCCCGGAGAGCCGCCTCGATCGAGCCGCGCTGTCCGCGCTCATCGATCTCGCCGACACAGGACTCGTCCGGTTGTTGGACCTGATCTTCGTCGCCAAGGACGAGGACGGCGAACTCACCCTCGTCGAAGTCGAGGAGCTGCCGGAGGGCGTCGAGATTGACATCGCATCGCTCGGCGCGACCGGACTGGTCGGCCACGACGACATATCCGAGCTGGCAGCGGCGATCCCCGCCGGAACGGCGGCGGTGCTGGTCGCCATCGAACTGGCCTACCAGCGCGAACTCGCCGTGCGGGTCGCCGATTCTGGTGCGGTACTCCTCGGGTACGAACGCATACCTGCCCCGATCGTCAGCGCCCTCGTCGATAACCTCAACCCGAAGCGCGGGGACTGA
- a CDS encoding PLDc N-terminal domain-containing protein, with translation MIFWELLSWMLWATIFIGYLFALFAIISDLFRDDKLNGWWKALWVLFLIFLPFITALVYLIARSRGMAERSNRAARDANNAAQSYIREVAGSSPTQEIEAAAALLAAGSISEDEFNTLKLKALS, from the coding sequence ATGATCTTCTGGGAACTCCTCAGCTGGATGCTCTGGGCCACCATCTTCATCGGCTATCTCTTCGCCCTGTTCGCGATCATCAGCGACCTGTTCCGCGACGACAAGCTGAACGGCTGGTGGAAGGCGCTCTGGGTCCTCTTCCTCATCTTCCTGCCGTTCATCACCGCGCTCGTGTACCTCATCGCCCGCAGCAGGGGGATGGCGGAACGTAGCAACCGGGCCGCGCGCGACGCGAACAACGCTGCCCAGTCCTACATCCGTGAGGTCGCAGGATCGAGTCCGACCCAAGAGATCGAGGCTGCCGCAGCGCTGCTCGCCGCCGGATCGATCAGCGAGGACGAGTTCAACACGCTGAAACTCAAGGCTCTGTCGTGA
- a CDS encoding helix-turn-helix transcriptional regulator, with product MIDAIRQDLASAEPESARNILRKNWLRLIIESHTTELEQLCLKHPDSGDPDLLLIRACCRDLAGDSYGAGYLRGQGLRTSADDFVACFTELLLAPDAPTKAAVADRAHVALAQCGPEDDYSSALFLLGWTEVRLRRDFPRAIGLLRSAAEEARMRNRAETCRLAQSNLAFALTQAGHFIEAERILDTLPPASGSTDWDQFEGGLPEANRGCIAYWRGDFEEAITLFESVIDEASSGNNFEAQARLYYVMSLIALNRETRYDAAANLLEGISKTDKHGIPWDTLRRVVAAWLAHAEGQDERARALAAPTLARTGASVAHALLAELYRVLDEPEMSSRAFRLAAAAGMPRYARVSTLVTSAGLHSTAGRGAKAHEQLERALENAAAERILAPFLMEDPVIVDLLTAHAQWGSGNPDFLRNVLEKQGHHSTAIMGILTERERGVLACLRTTMTAEEIAAHLGIAYPTVKSHIRSIYRKLAVTTRRDAVQASVREKR from the coding sequence ATGATCGACGCAATCCGCCAGGACCTTGCCTCGGCCGAGCCGGAAAGTGCGCGCAACATACTGCGAAAGAACTGGCTGCGATTGATCATCGAATCCCACACCACCGAACTCGAGCAGCTCTGCCTCAAGCATCCCGATTCCGGAGATCCGGACCTGCTTCTCATCCGCGCCTGCTGCCGCGATCTTGCGGGCGATTCCTACGGCGCGGGATACCTTCGCGGTCAGGGTCTGCGCACCTCCGCCGACGACTTCGTCGCATGTTTCACCGAATTGCTCCTCGCGCCCGACGCGCCGACGAAAGCTGCCGTCGCTGATCGTGCTCACGTGGCCCTCGCGCAGTGCGGGCCGGAAGACGACTACTCGTCGGCACTGTTCCTACTTGGCTGGACCGAAGTAAGACTCCGTAGGGACTTCCCGCGCGCGATCGGCCTCCTACGCTCCGCCGCCGAAGAAGCACGCATGCGGAACCGCGCGGAAACCTGCCGTCTTGCCCAGTCGAACCTTGCGTTCGCGCTCACCCAGGCCGGACATTTCATCGAAGCGGAGCGCATCCTCGACACGCTGCCACCAGCCTCAGGCTCAACAGATTGGGACCAGTTCGAAGGCGGTCTACCTGAGGCGAATCGGGGATGTATCGCATACTGGCGAGGCGATTTCGAAGAAGCGATCACTTTGTTCGAGTCCGTGATCGACGAGGCAAGTTCCGGGAACAACTTCGAAGCGCAGGCGCGCCTCTACTACGTCATGAGCCTCATCGCTCTGAACCGCGAGACCCGCTATGACGCCGCCGCCAACTTGCTCGAAGGCATCAGTAAGACGGACAAGCATGGAATCCCGTGGGACACTCTCCGCCGCGTAGTGGCGGCGTGGCTCGCGCACGCCGAAGGCCAAGACGAACGTGCGCGCGCCCTCGCCGCCCCCACGCTCGCTCGCACGGGCGCATCGGTCGCTCACGCGCTGCTCGCGGAGCTCTATCGCGTGCTCGACGAACCCGAGATGTCGAGCCGAGCGTTCCGGCTCGCCGCCGCCGCCGGCATGCCCCGGTACGCGCGGGTGAGCACGCTCGTCACCTCGGCAGGCCTGCACTCCACGGCTGGGCGCGGAGCCAAGGCGCATGAACAGCTCGAACGGGCTCTGGAGAATGCGGCCGCAGAGCGCATCCTCGCGCCATTCCTCATGGAGGATCCCGTCATCGTCGATCTGCTCACTGCCCACGCCCAATGGGGATCAGGCAACCCGGACTTCCTGCGCAATGTCCTCGAAAAACAAGGTCATCATTCGACGGCCATCATGGGCATCCTCACAGAGCGAGAACGAGGAGTCCTCGCATGCCTGCGGACCACGATGACCGCCGAGGAGATCGCCGCACACCTGGGGATCGCCTACCCCACGGTGAAGTCCCACATCCGTTCGATCTATCGCAAGCTCGCAGTCACCACGCGCCGCGATGCCGTACAGGCATCCGTCAGAGAAAAGCGCTGA
- a CDS encoding phage holin family protein translates to MIRFLLQLVSQLVLGAIALIVIHFTLPGVTLTFEGFFIALGVFTLAHVVLGPFALSVAQRYAAPLTGGVGLVATLLALWVATWSPGGVQIVGLESWVLAPLIVWTITALGGWIIMGLIVDRILKKRAAAKLVRSVK, encoded by the coding sequence ATGATTCGCTTCCTCCTCCAGCTCGTCTCCCAACTCGTGCTCGGCGCGATCGCCCTGATCGTGATCCACTTCACCCTCCCTGGCGTCACGCTCACCTTCGAGGGGTTCTTCATCGCTCTCGGCGTGTTCACGCTCGCACATGTCGTCCTCGGCCCCTTCGCGCTCTCCGTCGCGCAGCGCTATGCCGCGCCACTCACTGGCGGAGTAGGCCTCGTCGCCACCCTCCTCGCGCTCTGGGTCGCCACTTGGTCTCCCGGCGGCGTCCAGATCGTCGGATTAGAGTCCTGGGTGCTCGCACCACTCATCGTCTGGACCATCACGGCGCTCGGCGGCTGGATCATCATGGGCCTCATCGTCGATCGCATACTCAAGAAGCGAGCGGCGGCAAAACTGGTGCGCAGCGTCAAGTAG
- a CDS encoding patatin-like phospholipase family protein — translation MHRARKLARLEEDLGLSVADSFDLIAGTSAGGIIALALGAGLRPAENVEHYQELIAKVFPRARRGWRSRPRQVFRPIYAADALREALQDVLGDRLLGDSQKRLVIPSWEVQRGAVHVFKTPHNDRLRRDWKLSMVDVANATAAAPLYFPVHRRSSIR, via the coding sequence ATTCACCGCGCACGTAAACTCGCGCGGCTAGAAGAGGATCTGGGGCTCAGCGTCGCCGACTCGTTCGATCTGATCGCGGGCACATCGGCGGGTGGAATTATCGCCCTCGCGCTAGGCGCCGGTTTGCGGCCGGCGGAGAATGTAGAGCACTATCAGGAACTGATCGCGAAGGTGTTTCCGCGTGCACGTCGAGGCTGGCGATCTCGACCAAGACAGGTCTTCCGTCCGATCTACGCGGCCGATGCACTGCGAGAAGCACTTCAGGATGTTCTTGGGGATCGACTGCTCGGTGATAGTCAGAAGCGTCTTGTCATCCCGTCCTGGGAAGTGCAGCGCGGCGCAGTCCACGTGTTTAAGACGCCGCACAACGATCGCCTTCGTCGCGACTGGAAGCTTTCCATGGTCGATGTCGCCAACGCGACGGCCGCCGCGCCGCTGTACTTTCCAGTACACAGGCGATCGTCGATCCGGTAA